A window of Gadus chalcogrammus isolate NIFS_2021 chromosome 16, NIFS_Gcha_1.0, whole genome shotgun sequence contains these coding sequences:
- the irf2bp1 gene encoding interferon regulatory factor 2-binding protein 1, with product MSSSSSSRRQWCYLCDLPKMPWTVVWDFSEVVCRGCVNYEGANQIEFLIASARQLKRTHGMQDGAVRSPGPSNKHSTVGRGDGDGSRSHPERFERPTRGEIAASSARVPPNGMHRDGQQQPQEVHRQSPSANRRPMLAAAIPPSLVSQGIAGIPHGLLAGMPAGLTARTAPMSSPLIFPAPVLAEMSRRQLGIGMGIAPFITPELERELSSSKQQNQMHSAVAGSSGGKSAGLPSSSMAGGVSQTSPKPASSPARQPRPLAARSGGEALGSSTSSEAATTAAALPHAGASELGSASAGNTLSTGATLSCTLCHERLEDTHFVQCPSVPGHRFCFPCTRGYIQNRRGDGEVYCPSGERCPLDSSPNSPPWAFMQGEVSTILGTGGPAAVAASGAGAGSGGGDITVKKERET from the exons atgtcgtcatcgtcctcctccaggCGCCAGTGGTGCTACCTCTGCGACCTGCCCAAGATGCCCTGGACGGTGGTGTGGGACTTCAGCGAGGTAGTGTGCCGGGGCTGCGTTAACTACGAGGGAGCCAACCAGATAGAGTTCCTCATTGCAAGTGCCCGGCAGCTGAAAAGGACTCACGGGATGCAAGACGGTGCCGTCCGGTCCCCCGGTCCATCCAATAAACACAGCACGGTGGGcaggggggatggggatggtAGCAGGTCGCATCCTGAACGCTTTGAGCGACCCACAAGAGGAGAGATTGCCGCGTCTAGTGCCCGAGTGCCCCCCAACGGGATGCATCGCGACGGTCAGCAACAGCCACAAGAGGTCCACCGCCAAAGCCCCAGCGCCAACCGGAGACCGATGCTCGCGGCCGCAATCCCGCCAAGTCTCGTCAGTCAGGGCATAGCCGGGATCCCCCACGGGTTGCTAGCTGGCATGCCAGCTGGCCTTACGGCCAGAACAGCCCCAATGAGCAGCCCCCTGATCTTCCCCGCACCTGTGCTCGCTGAGATGAGCCGGAGGCAGCTGGGCATCGGGATGGGGATAGCCCCCTTCATCACACCAGAGCTGGAGCGCGAGCTCAGCTCGTCCAAGCAACAGAACCAGATGCACTCTGCCGTAGCCGGCAGCAGTGGAGGCAAGAGCGCGGGTCTGCCGTCCTCTTCCATGGCGGGAGGCGTGAGCCAGACTAGCCCCAAACCCGCATCCTCCCCGGCCAggcagccccgccccctggcagCCCGGTCCGGAGGAGAGGCCCTGGGGTCCAGCACAAGCTCCGAAGCGGCCACTACCGCAGCGGCGCTGCCCCATGCCGGGGCGTCAGAGCTGGGGTCCGCATCGGCCGGGAACACACTCTCTACCGGAGCCACGCTGTCCTGCACCCTCTGTCACGAACGCCTGGAGGACACACACTTTGTCCAGTGTCCGTCGGTGCCAGGCCATCG GTTCTGCTTCCCGTGCACCAGGGGTTACATCCAAAACCGGAGGGGCGACGGGGAAGTGTACTGCCCCAGTGGAGAGCGTTGTCCCCTGGACAGCTCTCCCAACAGCCCCCCCTGGGCCTTCATGCAGGGAGAGGTGTCTACCATCCTTGGCACGGGAGGGCCGGCCGCGGTGGCTGCGTCCGGAGCTGGAGCTGGTTCTGGTGGTGGCGACATCACGgtgaagaaggagagggagacatga
- the foxa3 gene encoding hepatocyte nuclear factor 3-gamma has protein sequence MLSSVKMESHDLPEWNTFYSEASEMYSSASTMNSGLGSMGSMGPINSYINLNPAVPPSSGMNMAYPSSSLSSSPLPSMGGGPTHMSLSPITSSLNPGALGQLGSSGPGSLGSLSHYQNMGQPMGQLGYPSPGSISRAGPKEVPKPYRRSLTHAKPPYSYISLITMAIQQSGSKMLTLNEIYQWIMDLFPYYRENQQRWQNSIRHSLSFNDCFVKVARSPDKPGKGSYWALHPNSGNMFENGCYLRRQKRFKIEEKAAAKKAGKSQEGGGGGGGGGGGKGAHGGDSMSEVHSPAGGSEGADSTHSDHSHPGSSSDDQQHRRGPLMDCAPPPPPSAHPHSPAGALPPASSASLIAPSPLSLSSACPSNALLHPQSLGGGAHLLPNPMQQNMDMQTEALKSMDPHYNFNHPFSITNLMSNEQRMDLKTYQDQVMAYNGYAGGSPIAAKQIYESPGPVSMDSGAYYQTLYSRSVLNAS, from the exons ATGTTGAGCTCTGTGAAGATGGAATCCCACGATCTCCCGGAGTGGAATACCTTCTACAGCGAGGCAAGCGAG ATGTACTCTTCCGCCAGCACCATGAACTCGGGCCTCGGCTCCATGGGTTCCATGGGACCCATCAACAGCTACATCAACCTGAACCCGGCCGTGCCCCCCTCCTCGGGCATGAACATGGCCTACCCCTCCTCCAGCCTGAGCAGCTCCCCTCTGCCCTCCATGGGCGGTGGCCCCACCCACATGTCCCTAtctcccatcacctcctccctcaaccCGGGAGCCCTGGGCCAGCTGGGCTCCTCGGGCCCCGGCTCCCTGGGCTCGCTGTCCCACTACCAGAACATGGGCCAGCCCATGGGCCAGCTGGGCTACCCCTCCCCCGGCTCCATCAGCCGGGCCGGCCCCAAGGAGGTGCCCAAGCCGTACCGCCGCTCCCTCACCCACGCCAAGCCGCCCTACTCCTACATCTCCCTGATCACCATGGCCATCCAGCAGAGCGGCAGCAAGATGCTCACCCTCAACGAGATCTACCAGTGGATCATGGACCTGTTCCCCTACTACCGCGAGAACCAGCAGCGCTGGCAGAACTCCATCCGCCACTCGCTCTCCTTCAACGACTGCTTCGTCAAGGTGGCCCGCTCGCCCGACAAGCCCGGCAAGGGCTCCTACTGGGCGCTGCACCCCAACTCGGGCAACATGTTCGAGAACGGCTGCTACCTGCGGCGGCAGAAGCGCTTCAAGATCGAGGAGAAGGCGGCGGCCAAGAAGGCGGGCAAGAGCcaggagggcggcggcggcggcggcggcggcggcggcgggaagGGGGCCCACGGCGGGGACAGCATGTCCGAGGTGCACAGCCCCGCCGGGGGCTCGGAGGGCGCCGACTCCACCCACTCGGACCACTCCCACCCGGGCTCCTCCTCGGACGACCAGCAGCACCGCCGGGGCCCCCTGATGGACTgcgctcccccccctcccccctccgcgcACCCCCACAGCCCGGCGGGCGCCCTGCcgcccgcctcctccgcctccctcatCGCCCCGTCCCCGCTCTCCCTGTCCTCCGCCTGCCCCTCCAACGCGCTGCTCCACCCGCAGTCCCTGGGCGGCGGGGCGCACCTCCTGCCGAACCCCATGCAGCAGAACATGGACATGCAGACGGAGGCCCTCAAGTCCATGGACCCCCACTACAACTTCAACCACCCCTTCTCCATCACCAACCTCATGTCCAACGAGCAGCGCATGGACCTGAAGACCTACCAGGACCAGGTGATGGCCTACAACGGCTACGCCGGCGGCTCCCCCATCGCCGCCAAGCAGATCTACGAGAGCCCGGGGCCCGTGTCCATGGACTCGGGGGCCTACTACCAGACCCTGTACAGCCGCTCCGTGCTCAACGCCTCCTAA
- the polr1g gene encoding CD3e molecule, epsilon associated protein yields the protein MPADISNSSSEDEEDTQTTASTDLPEQIVTKPNAYKCPEDFVSFTHKPCSGTLSNSLKNKNTELWLIKAPASFNPERFSGVAVPLSGLQTVRVPAAAPGAEAASGGGLRQGLYSVLAAKRSPTDLHLLTAAGPASARVLCGPAFSGVLNVCEIYGDSGDALLRPQAIPAAPAPVIPPGLKQRFLPFGSKTPTLTCVAESELDAGATGPSSATLLPRVVKHFPTEEEMTAEERRKERKRRKREMRIKLESGDPAEEGVEVKLEAVEEEERMESIEAGLLEERRRKKKRKKDKERARERGAAAALEEALREVEVVVKCEPIDFSYEDHEGSAKRKKKKRKSRAEED from the exons ATGCCAGCTGATATTTCAAACTCGTCGagtgaagatgaagaagataCCCAAACTACTGCGTCGACCGATTTGCCGGAGCAAATAG TTACGAAGCCTAACGCATACAAGTGTCCAGAAGACTTTGTGTCCTTCACCCACAAGCCCTGTAGCGGCACTTTGAGCAATAgtctgaaaaataaaaacactgaaTTATGGCTCATAAAAGCCCCTGCCAGCTTCAACCCAGAACG ATTCAGCGGCGTGGCAGTGCCCCTCTCCGGCCTCCAGACCGTTCGTGTGCCGGCGGCGGCGCCCGGGGCAGAGGCAGCTAGCGGCGGAGGCCTCCGCCAGGGCCTGTACAGCGTGCTGGCCGCCAAACGCAGCCCCACGGACCTCCACCTGCTGACGGCCGCCGGCCCGGCCTCGGCCCGGGTGCTGTGCGGCCCCGCCTTCTCCGGCGTGCTCAACGTGTGCGAGATCTACGGCGACAGCGGCGACGCCCTCCTCCGGCCCCAGGCCATCCCGGCCGCCCCGGCGCCCGTCATCCCCCCGGGGCTGAAGCAGCGCTTCCTCCCCTTCGGCTCCAAGACGCCCACGCTGACCTGCGTGGCGGAGAGCGAGCTGGACGCCGGCGCCACAGGCCCGTCCTCGGCCACCCTGCTGCCCCGCGTGGTCAAACACTTCcccacggaggaggagatgacggcggaggagaggaggaaggagaggaagaggaggaagagggagatgagGATCAAGTTGGAGAGTGGGGACCCggctgaggagggggtggaggtgaagctggaggcggtggaggaggaggagcggatgGAGAGCATCGAGGCGGGACTTctcgaggagaggaggaggaagaagaagcggaagaaggacaaggagagggcgagggagcgGGGTGCGGCAGCGGCCTTGGAGGAGGCGCtgcgggaggtggaggtggtggtgaaatGTGAACCCATAGACTTCTCTTATGAAGATCACGAGGGCTCGGccaagaggaagaaaaagaaaaggaaaagccGAGCGGAGGAAGACTAG